In Streptomyces sclerotialus, one genomic interval encodes:
- a CDS encoding Dabb family protein: MIRHLVLFKLNEGVERDEPRVAAGVKAFQELGDLIPDLEFWECGWNVTDRPIAYDFAINSAVADKDALTRYLEHPAHQAGVRQWAEFATWVIADYEI; the protein is encoded by the coding sequence ATGATCCGCCACCTGGTCCTGTTCAAGCTCAACGAAGGTGTCGAGCGCGACGAGCCGCGGGTCGCGGCCGGCGTGAAGGCCTTCCAGGAGCTCGGTGACCTCATCCCCGACCTGGAGTTCTGGGAGTGCGGCTGGAACGTCACCGACCGCCCGATCGCGTACGACTTCGCGATCAACTCGGCCGTCGCCGACAAGGACGCCCTCACGCGCTATCTGGAGCACCCCGCCCACCAGGCGGGTGTCCGCCAGTGGGCGGAGTTCGCCACCTGGGTGATCGCCGACTACGAAATCTGA
- the tadA gene encoding tRNA adenosine(34) deaminase TadA produces MTDAQPAPAPVAPAPDPLRDPWAAPMRQALGEAALAPGTGDVPVGAVVLSADGRVIGTGHNAREATGDPTAHAEVLAIRAAARTLQEEARAAGTGEGRRGTDWRLTGCTLVVTLEPCTMCAGAIVLSRVDRVVYGARDEKAGAAGSLWDVVRDRRLNHRPEVITDVLADDCAALLTDFFRHR; encoded by the coding sequence ATGACCGACGCACAGCCCGCCCCGGCCCCGGTGGCCCCCGCACCCGATCCGTTGCGCGACCCGTGGGCCGCGCCCATGCGGCAGGCCCTGGGCGAGGCCGCGCTCGCCCCCGGGACCGGAGACGTCCCGGTGGGCGCCGTCGTGCTGTCCGCTGACGGCCGGGTGATCGGTACCGGCCACAACGCACGCGAGGCCACCGGCGACCCGACGGCCCATGCCGAGGTACTCGCCATCCGGGCAGCGGCCCGCACGCTCCAGGAGGAGGCGCGCGCGGCCGGTACCGGCGAGGGGCGCCGCGGTACCGACTGGCGGCTGACCGGCTGCACCCTCGTGGTCACGCTCGAGCCGTGCACGATGTGCGCGGGCGCGATCGTGCTGTCCCGGGTCGACCGGGTGGTCTACGGCGCCCGCGACGAGAAGGCGGGCGCGGCCGGCTCCCTCTGGGACGTGGTACGTGACCGGCGCCTCAACCACCGCCCCGAAGTGATCACCGACGTCCTGGCCGACGACTGCGCGGCGCTCCTCACCGACTTCTTCCGGCACCGCTGA